The nucleotide window AACGTGCCGTCCCGGGCGCTCGCTCGCCAGCGTCCCTCCTACACCAAGCAGCCCGCTCTCGAGGGACGCGCTCTGCCCGGAGGAACCCGAGGGTGTTTTCTCCTTTAGCCTTTTAAACCTTCCCCCCGCAGCTGGGATTTAGAGCAAGCAGGGACCCCTTTTCCCTGAGCACTGTCTCCCATTCCCCTTTGGGGGCTGCCTTGTTTCttttggggggctttggggtTGGTTCAGGCTTcacacccccctttttttattGCAGGCTCCATTGCAAAAGCTGCTAGTTTTCCTGCTTTCAAATAACCTGTTTGGGGTggggttatttttcttcttgtaaaaaGCAATGCCAGAGGCAGGCAAGGAGCTCAGCAGTGCCCTGACCGTGCCTGTCAccagcctctgccctggcaAGGGCTTTCTCTTCCCAAAGCCTCAGGATGGCTCTTGGGCAGGTTTCTCCGCGGATGGAGCCGTTCCCTGGTGTTGCCATGGAAATTCGGCAGGCTCATCCTCTTCTCGGTGGCCTCCAGGACTCCCCGCGTACTGGAGACAGATGGAGACAGGCTGATTTTGGGTAGTTTTTTCTTGCAAGAGAGTAAAAGGAAAGCTCTTGTCCGCAGGTTGGTAGCAGTGGCCGAGAGCcgggtgctggggtgctgggctcagtCCCTGGCCCAGGAGAGGCGGGTTTGGGTGCCGTCGCTGCTGGGGCACCCTCAGGTGAAAGCAGTAGGTGCTGTTTTCCATGCACAGAAACGTGCCTGTGTGGTTTAGGCATTCCACAGCCCTCGATGCCCACAGGCCGCCCTGCATAGGCGCCTTGGAGCCCCTCCCGCATGCCCCGCTGCCTCCTGCAAGGGTGTTCAGCCCCAGcgggggctgagctgctgccaacCCGCTGTGCAATTCGGGGGAAGACCCTAAAAGCCCACGGTGCCCAGGACCCGCTCGCCCCCGGGATCCTTctccctgctggctgctgcgGCTGGGCCTCCCAAAATCAGgacagccccctcccagccccgtgGCTGACCCCGAGCCTGCGTTCATCCAGGGGCTTGCAGGACGCCGTGGGTCTctttggaggttttttccccctctaacAGGCTTAGTTCCTCCTTTTGTGCCTGGCCGCTGGGCGGGAAGGCAGGACTCGGTGTCCGGGTgagcctctcctctcctctcctcctctcccggCAGGTTTGGAGCCGGCGCTGAGCAGAGGGatgggcagcaccagccccggGCTGACCACTTTGCCCCCCAGCCGCCTCGCCCGGCCGGAcacttccctgctgccccctccGCGGGACCCCGACACCcggagctggggctgccccgatagccccagcccccccgccacccccgagcagcccctgcctgcgTTCTGCCTGCACTACTTCGACATGCTCTACTCGGAGGACATCGCCTGGACCACCAAGGGCATGGGGGAACCTTCCCAAAGCGGCGCCCAGGGTGGGCGAGGGGAAGCGCAGAAGGAGCCGGAGCAATGTCCCATCATCGATAGCCAGGgcttggggctgggggctgagggggacCTGCAGGCCAGCCTGCACCTGGAGGAGCACTCGCTGGAGCAGGTGCAGAGCATGGTGCTGGGCGAAGTGCTGAAGGACATCGAGACGGCCTGCAAGCTCCTCAACATCACCGCCGGTGGGTACCCCCGCAGCCctcctggggggctgcgggcagggtcGGCCCCGCCGCGAGGTGCAGCAAGGGAGGGATGTGCCGGTGCAGGAACTAAAGCCATGCTGCAGCTCGGGGGTTCGCAACCGGGtgctggggttggggggagcACGGCTGCTGCCCGGGCATTGCTCCAGGGCAGGGCTGTTTGCGAACGCCCAGGGATGCCAGCAAAACACCCCTCCGGCCTCGCTGGCTTGGAGTTAAGCTGAGGCAGGGGTTGCAGAGCTTTGCGCAGAGCCCCGTGCTGGGTGTGGGTGCCAGTGTGACCCAGCCGGTGCTGCGGAgccaggggggtgcagggacacagCGACCGATGCTGTGCCCATCCTCTCCCCTGAGCTGGGggtcccttcccctcccagggCATCATTATCCAGGTGCCTTTCAGCCTTGCACGCATCTTGGGGAGGGTGTGCGGTGGCAAGGAGCAAACAGCACGACTTTTCTTATCCTTTTCTCTATCCCATTTTCCCTGGGACGTTAGGAACAGGCGGATGAGCGTGTGGGGTTGGGCACAGCCTGGAGCCAACTGATGGTACCCGAGCCGGGCATGAAGCTGGGTGCAAGGGGAGCAGGACAGCCCAGGACTGAGTTCCCCGGGGTGTTGCTGCCACGGGACATCGCTGGGCTGTTCTCCTCGGGGCATCGCTGCCGTGACACGAGCAGTCTCCGGATGTGCTGAGCTTTATGCAGGCTCTGCCACCCACTCCCTTGAAGCATTTGGTGTCACCCAGGATGGTGCGGGGAGTAAGTGGGGCTCCAAAAGGCTGGATGAGGCTTCCCAAAGCCAAGGAGGTGGCAAGGGGACAGCCTTGTCCCTGGGGaccagggcaggctgggagcagggtgCTCCCACCCTGGTGGgtgatgctgcagcagggcaggaggggccgGGTTCccggggctgctgtggggtgaGCTGAGTTTCCCCAGGCTTTGCCCGGGCTGTCGCCGGCCACGCTCACCCTCTGCCTCCAGACCCCGCGGACTGGAGCCCTGGCAACGTGCAGAAGTGGATCCTGTGGACGGAACACCAGTACCGGCTGCCGCAGATTGGGAAGTCTTTCCAGGAGCTGTCGGGAAAGGACCTGTGCGCCATGTCCGAGGAGCAGTTCTGCCAGCGCTCGCCCACCTGCGGCGACATCCTGCACGCCCACCTCGACATCTGGAAGTCTGGTAGGTGCCAGGGACCGGGAGAGAGCTGAGGAGGGTGGGCAATGCCGTGCAGCGCGAGATGCCCCTCTGAccaccctctcctcccttccagcCGCCTGGATGAAGGAAAAAGCCACCCCAGGAGATGTGAGATACTGTGGTGAGTTCTGCACGGGCTCAGCTCCACTGGCCTCGCTTCTGCCTCAGGCCCGGGGTATCTGAGAGGTTGCTCCCTGCTCAGTTGCAATTATCTGgtgtgctggagctgctgctgtagcaGCATCCGTGTGGTTGCACTCCCTCTGCCCCGGAGCAGCCCCTGGGCTGTCTGCAAGGTGCAGCGAAGGGGAAATGGCTGCAAGACCCCCGCCGGCCCAGTCCTGCACTCCGCGCGTCCCTGCGGGGCTGCACAAGGGCAGGACTGAGCTGTTTTCCCTGCCCCAAGATGGGCAGGAGAAAGCGGTGCTGCCAGACCCAGTGCCTGGACTGAGCCCCCAGAGTCCCACAGGCATCGAGCCAGGATTTTCCGGACGAGGACTTGCGTGGGTTCCCGGGGTGGTGCAAAGCATAAAGGTCTCTCCCCACCCGCCTCTCACCCATCCTCATCCCTTCCCGCGGCAGGAGGTGATGCCAGCTGGGCGGACAGCGAGGTGGACTCATCCTGCGCCGGCCAACCCATCCACCTCTGGCAGTTCCtcaaagagctgctgctgaagcccCACAACTACGGCCGCTTCATCCGCTGGCTCAACAAGGAGAaaggtgggtgggtgggtgctctggcggccccggggcgggtgCTGGGCGGCAGACGAGACTGTAACCCCCCCCCGTGCCACGCTCCCCTCCCAGGCATCTTCAAGATCGAGGACTCGGCACAAGTGGCCCGTCTGTGGGGCATCCGGAAGAACCGCCCAGCCATGAACTACGACAAGCTGAGCCGCTCCATCCGGCAGTATTACAAGAAAGGCATCATCCGGAAACCCGACATCTCCCAGCGCCTCGTCTACCAGTTTGTCCACCCGGTctgagcggcggcggcgggacaGGCTGAGCCCTGGGACGGACAAGGGGACCTTCGCcgcctccctctgcctcccagtCACAGAGAGCATCTTCCAGCGCTAAGGACCATGGCTGGGGTGTCAAGAGGCTCAACCCCCCCCAGGCCACCGGCAATGGACAGTGGGACCCCTCTGGCCCCCCAGCCTCGGGGGGGGGATGAGCCCCCAGCTAAGGGACCACCACCAGCGTGCCCAGGTGCAGGGCAAGGACCGTGCAGAGCCCTCGTCTCCCGCAAGCGCTCCCAGGGGATGGTGGGCACCAAATTTGGGGCCGGCAGGGGAAACGTGGGGTTGATCGGGGTGAGATAGAGGCATGAATCCATGGCTGTCGCAGGGCTCCCCACAACCTTGGTGCCTGTGGCAGGGATTGAAGGAGGGAAAGCGGCTGGGGTCGCCCAGGGGAGGAGCGGGGGGACGCAGGAGCCCTGCCCCTGGGTCTCTTGCCCGCTGGCATGTTGTCCTCtcgccccgcacccccggggcATCATCAGGACACAGGACCAAGGGCACGTCCCAGCAGGAGACCTCAACATCCCCGTGGCATCATGGCCCAAGGCTGCTTTGGGGGGGACACGACACCATCGGGGccaccctcccctccagccaGACCCTGTCCCCGTGCCACCACCAGCCCGGCTGTGGGACCGGCTGCCCTCGGTGCCCGTCAGAGTGACCCTGTGCGCTGCAGCGGGGCTGCTCTGGGCTTACCCCCACGAGCAGCTCCTGGCCCCCAGCCCTGTTCAGGGTGGGGGGCTCTGCCCTTTCCTGCACCTCAGCCCTCAGCTGCAAAGAAAGGGGCTGCCTGAATTTTGGGGGGGATGGCGGCGAGGCTcgcccctccctcctcccctccctcccgggTGCCGGCTGCGGGTGGCTTCGTCCCGGCCATTGTTTGGGGAGGACAAAGCCCAGGCATGAGCCGGGACAATGGCACCCATGGGGACAATGGCACCCACAGCTGTCCTTGGCTGGGCCCGCGCTGACCCGACCCGCGCGGGAGCAGCCTGGCACCGGCAGCACCCAGAGATCCTGCCTGCCGTGGGAGCTGGGTGCGGGGTAACCGTGTCCTGGGGATCACAGGCATCCCCTCGGGACAGGCGCATCCCTCCTCCGCTTCCCGCTCCGGGACACGCTCCGCTTCTCCCCTCCGCAGGGATTTGGGGATGAAGATGGGTGTTTTGCAAAGGGAGCAGCTGTAAAACACGGGTGCGGGGCCGTGCACGCCGGGGCATCCCTGCAGGCACGAGGGGTCCCCCGAGCTGGGTCCCCCATCCTTGGGTGCAGGGACACCCAGAGCCCCCGAAGCCCCCAGGTCCTTGGCCCTGGCCCCAGGCTCTTCCCTTGATTTGGATTTTATTTGGACTGCCTGATTCCTGAGTTTTGGAAAAGGGAGATGGCAGCTTTGCCGTTTCCCTCTGGACAGTAAAGCTGACACGCAACCTGCTGAGCCTGGACTGGGACAGAAAACCGGGGATTGTTTAAACTGCACATTTCCCAAGAGTCTAAGTTACCTGGCAATGTTGATCTTttatattataatttttttatttgtttatttgctttttggttttggcagCAAGTTGTGGTTTAGGTTCAAATGACGAGGGTAGACGGGCAGGTCGGGTACCCATGAGATGCTTtgtgggaggaaaggaaaaaaaacaccgGGTTGTTGGTCTTCcgtttttaacttaaaatagcTGCCTGTAACAgctcctgcctttttctttttgttcttcccGTTTCGTACTGTTTACACGGCAGAGGAGCGGACGCGCTTGCGCCAGCCTTGCAAGCatcctggctggaggcaggagaggagcaggggaaggaggaaaactgCCTTGGCCTctggaaaaggggggaaaaaaaaaaagaaacgggggaaaagaaagcaaaacatgtcTTGTGATTTTCTGTGTGCGACCGATGCTCTCGCATCTGGCGTGGGGAGCACCGGGAGGACGGGCTGGGGGGTGCCGGTGTCCCAAATCCCGTGTCCCTCTCGCAGGTCCTTTGGCAGGGTGGGCGAAGGTGCAGGGGGGTTGCACGTCCCTGCGGGGAAGGTGGGACAGAACGGGGTTAAATGGCGAGGAAaatgctgccagctggggagggggccccCGGGGACACGGTGTCCCCAGGGACGCAGGGACCTGACCCAGCAGATGCCCGCTGCAGC belongs to Pelecanus crispus isolate bPelCri1 chromosome 17, bPelCri1.pri, whole genome shotgun sequence and includes:
- the SPDEF gene encoding SAM pointed domain-containing Ets transcription factor, yielding MGSTSPGLTTLPPSRLARPDTSLLPPPRDPDTRSWGCPDSPSPPATPEQPLPAFCLHYFDMLYSEDIAWTTKGMGEPSQSGAQGGRGEAQKEPEQCPIIDSQGLGLGAEGDLQASLHLEEHSLEQVQSMVLGEVLKDIETACKLLNITADPADWSPGNVQKWILWTEHQYRLPQIGKSFQELSGKDLCAMSEEQFCQRSPTCGDILHAHLDIWKSAAWMKEKATPGDVRYCGGDASWADSEVDSSCAGQPIHLWQFLKELLLKPHNYGRFIRWLNKEKGIFKIEDSAQVARLWGIRKNRPAMNYDKLSRSIRQYYKKGIIRKPDISQRLVYQFVHPV